A genomic stretch from Plasmodium cynomolgi strain B DNA, chromosome 8, whole genome shotgun sequence includes:
- a CDS encoding hypothetical protein (putative) yields the protein MATVKKYLSKGKNKKFPILVNIYVVTLLIWTLQCFNNNCFFNKSCNGNGNYYNAEGASLNRVKNRCLGERGSFFGPEMEVLKDTVVNYLLGNNKKNNDGNRNEMKPEVVEPRYDHSPRNYRDGHYHNGHEDIRTHDNYDIRDGRSHGNQNRQGPEVMSYYIPEGASDKDRSIQPVYYPTKPAAQRMRYNDNNGTSMIGYLKHFLLEQQLFASPVLNKMAPLFFLMFLYYVISAIISNFRHIIALYFLAKIVKLHYNSNNN from the exons ATGGCAACTGTAAAGAAATATCTtagtaaaggaaaaaataaaaaattccctATTTTAgtgaatatttatgtagtcacCCTTCTGATTTGGACATTACAatgttttaataataat tGTTTTTTCAATAAGTCTTGTAATGGTAATGGCAACTACTACAATGCAGAGGGAGCGTCGCTTAATAGAGTCAAAAACAGATGTTTAGGAGAACGTGGAAGTTTCTTTGGCCCCGAAATGGAGGTGCTAAAAGACACAGTTGTAAATTACCTTTTAggtaataacaaaaaaaacaatgatGGTAATAGAAACGAAATGAAACCAGAGGTGGTGGAACCAAGATACGATCATTCTCCAAGAAACTATCGTGACGGTCATTATCACAATGGTCATGAAGACATTAGAACACATGACAATTATGATATAAGAGACGGACGCTCTCATGGTAATCAAAATCGTCAAGGTCCGGAAGTAATGTCATATTACATACCAGAAGGGGCATCGGATAAAGACCGATCGATACAGCCTGTATATTATCCAACTAAACCAGCAGCACAAAGAATGCgttataatgataataacGGTACCTCCATGATAGGTTATTTAAAGCACTTCTTACTGGAGCAGCAGTTATTTGCTTCGCCggttttaaataaaatggccccacttttttttttaatgttccTTTACTACGTAATATCAGCTATTATAAGCAATTTCCGTCATATTATAGCGCTCTATTTCCTGGCCAAAATAGTGAAATTGCACTATAacagtaataataattaa
- a CDS encoding hypothetical protein (putative): MNLHKMNSSSLLSGKKLSNLNKKNSGENVCDLSSNGEKINASGNFLSFFFSRRSVIAIGAILCVILQNTCTFENTTNSQLGLTARFSRNLVEKRKDKTGAKPTATSVSGAPRQLPPQTSTNAIAPKVLDSKKDTINGRIVDMEELRERCHDNEKEIKEDEIDIMLYYLVQPGCFCKIDALATWWQIRRKELKEWDNFSTQVSRLYQDTANKCKYSGKSSDDLLKKAQLDCTHKAKAMESSYNDKIYGLLNQKDKQPQAYVDGVSKYRNDQESLRNQCWDEWEKYFNEKMSGKPFVKDVPKKPEAPKKGAAPKKGSEPKKGSEPKKGAAPKKPAEPKKPAEPKKPAEPKKPAEPKKGAPPKKTPAKK, from the exons ATGAATCTCCATAAGATGAACAGTTCCAGTTTATTATCTGGAAAGAAACtttcaaatttgaataagaaaaattctgGTGAAAACGTCTGCGATTTATCTAGCAATGGGGAAAAGATTAATGCCagtggcaattttttaagcttttttttttccagacGTTCAGTTATCGCCATAGGTGCCATTCTTTGTGTTATATTACAG AATACTTGCACATTTGAGAATACGACGAATTCACAATTGGGATTAACTGCAAGATTTTCTAGGAATTTAGttgaaaagagaaaagatAAAACTGGAGCAAAGCCAACTGCAACATCTGTTTCAGGTGCGCCAAGACAATTACCACCTCAGACTTCTACTAATGCTATAGCACCAAAAGTGTTAGATTCAAAGAAAGATACAATAAATGGCAGAATAGTTGACATGGAAGAGTTGCGAGAAAGATGCCATGATAATGAAAAGGAGATAAAAGAAGATGAGATAGACATAATGCTGTATTATTTAGTACAACCAGGTTGCTTTTGTAAAATAGATGCTCTTGCTACGTGGTGGCAAATTCGCAGAAAAGAGTTAAAGGAGTGGGACAATTTTTCTACACAAGTGTCAAGACTTTACCAAGACACagcaaataaatgtaaatacaGTGGAAAATCATCAGATGACCTTTTGAAGAAGGCTCAACTTGACTGTACGCACAAAGCAAAAGCTATGGAATCTTCTTATAATGATAAGATTTATGGTCTTCTTAACCAAAAGGATAAACAGCCCCAAGCTTATGTGGATGGTGTTAGTAAGTATAGAAATGATCAGGAAAGTCTAAGAAATCAATGTTGGgatgaatgggaaaaatattttaatgaaaaaatgtcaGGGAAACCTTTTGTTAAAGATGTACCTAAAAAGCCAGAGGCACCTAAAAAGGGAGCGGCACCTAAAAAGGGATCGGAACCTAAAAAGGGATCGGAACCTAAAAAGGGAGCGGCACCTAAAAAGCCAGCGGAACCCAAAAAGCCAGCGGAACCCAAAAAGCCAGCGGAACCCAAAAAGCCAGCGGAACCTAAAAAGGGAGCGCCACCCAAAAAGACACcagcgaaaaaataa